The following coding sequences lie in one Vicugna pacos chromosome 5, VicPac4, whole genome shotgun sequence genomic window:
- the LOC116280463 gene encoding gamma-crystallin F, whose product MGKITFYEDRGFQGRHYECSSDHANLQPYVGRCNSIRVDSGCWMLYEQPNFSGCQYFLRRGDYPDYQQWMGLSDSIRSCRLIPHTSSHRLRIYEREDYRGQMVEITEDCSSLHDRFHFSEIHSFNVLEGWWVLYEMPNYRGRQYLLRPGDYRHYHDWGATSARVGSLRRAVDFC is encoded by the exons AG ATCACCTTCTACGAGGACCGGGGCTTCCAGGGCCGCCACTACGAGTGCAGCAGCGACCACGCCAACCTGCAGCCCTACGTGGGCCGCTGCAACTCCATCCGCGTGGACAGCGGCTGCTGGATGCTCTACGAGCAGCCCAACTTCTCGGGCTGCCAGTACTTCCTGCGGCGCGGGGACTACCCCGACTACCAGCAGTGGATGGGCCTCAGCGACTCCATCCGCTCCTGCCGCCTCATCCCCCAC ACAAGCTCCCATCGGCTGAGGATCTACGAGCGAGAGGACTACAGGGGCCAGATGGTGGAGATCACCGAGGACTGCTCCTCGCTCCATGACCGCTTCCACTTCAGTGAGATCCACTCCTTCAATGTGCTGGAGGGCTGGTGGGTCCTCTACGAGATGCCCAACTACCGGGGGCGGCAGTACCTGCTGCGGCCGGGGGACTACAGGCATTACCACGACTGGGGGGCCACGAGTGCCCGAGTGGGCTCCTTGAGGAGGGCCGtggatttctgctga